The DNA region GGAATGCGCCCGAGGGCATGAAGTCGATGGAGGTCCCCCCGGCCGAGGTGAGGGTGCGCACCGCCTCGTCCAGCGTGGCGCGCCCGATGAGCACGTGCGTGAGCCCCGGCTCCTGCGGCGTGTCGAGCAGGTGGTGCAGCGTGCCGCGGCGCAGGTCGGCGTCCACCAGCAGCGTGCGCGAGCCCTGCTGGGCGAGCGTGACGGCCAGGTTGCCCGACGTGGTGCTCTTGCCCTCGCCCGGCATGGCGCTGGTCACCACCAGCAGCTGCGGGGCCCGCCCCGCGCCCGTGAAGGCGATGTTGGTGCGCAACGCGCGGTACGCTTCCGACGCGGGGCTGTTGGGGCTGGAGCGCGCGACCAATTGGCCGACGCCCGAGGGCAGCGCCCGCGCCGCCCGGCCGTTGCCGTTGGACGGCAGCGCCGCCGCGGCGTGCTGGAAGCGCGGGATGACGCCCAGGATGGGCCGGCCGCGCGTGGCGAGGCGGGCGTCGTCCTGCGTGCGCACCTTGGTGTCCAGCGCCTCGCGGCCGAACGCGGCGGCCACGCCCGCCGCCAGGCCCAGCAGCAGCCCCAGCACGCCGTTGCGCAGCGGCCGCGGGCTGATGGGCCGCTCGGGCACCAGCGCGCTGTCCAGCACGCGGATGTTGGCCGGGTCCGACGCCTCCTGGATCTCGGCCTCCTTGAGGCGCGTCTGGAGCAGCGTGTACAGGTCGCCGAGCAGCGTCTGCTGGCGGGACAGGCGTGCGAAGCCCACCTCGCGTTGCGGCAGCGCGGCGCCCTGCACGCCGAACTGCGACATGTTGGCGTCGGCGCTGGCGAGCTGCGAGTCGAGCGCGGCCAGGTAGTCGCGCGCCGTCTGGTACAGCCCCAGCTCGATCTCCTGCACGCGGGAGTCGATGCGCTGCACGTCGGGGTTGGCCGCGGTGCGCTGCACGAGCAGGGTGCTGCGCTGGTTCTCCAGCTCGTTGAGCGACTGGAGCATGTCCTGCACGGCCTTGTTCGAGAAGAACACCGGGTACGAGGCGAGCTGCCTGTACGGCGACTGCTCGCCCGGCCCGCGCGGGCCCGCGTGGGCCACGCGGTCCAGCAGCTGGGCCAGCGACTGGCGCTCGGCGCGCAGCTCGTCGCGGCGGGCCTGTAGCTCGGCCATGCGCTTGACCTGCTCGGTGGCCTCGTCCTTGGGGCTCAGCACCTGGTTCTGCTCGCGGAACGACTTGAGCTGGTCCTCGGCGCTGTGCAGCTCGTCCTGGTAGCTGCCCACCTGCGCCCGCAGGAACTCTACGGTGCTGCGCGACTCGGCCTTGCTGGCGAGCGCCTGGTAACGGATGAACTTGGCCGCCGCCACGTTCGGCACGTCCGACGCGAGCCGCCGGTCCGAGTCGTGGTAGCGGATGCCCAGCACCTGCGCCTTGGGGTCCGGGCGGTACACCGTCGTGGCGGCGCGCAGCGTGTCGACCGCGGCGCGGAACTCGCGCACCACGAAACGGATGCGCTCCGGCTGCTTCGCGCGCATGCCGGGCGCGATGGCGAGCGTGGCGCCGCCGGCCTGGAACGGCTGGCCGATGCGTACCAAGCCGGGCAGGCCCGCCGCGGGCGTCGTGCCCTCGGCCTCCACGCGGTAGGCGGCCTCGCCCGTGCGCGTGAGCAGGTAGGCGCCGCGGCGCGCGTCGCG from Longimicrobiaceae bacterium includes:
- a CDS encoding polysaccharide biosynthesis tyrosine autokinase — translated: MADLEVRPRANDEADEPDLNLSAIWTTVMRNRWLVAACTAAVLAVSVLMALRAMPVYEAEATLSISDDGGAKNPLADLVPSGGGGQGKLETEMLVLRSRQIAEQVVDSLDLSVRLMEPARPRDEVLRLLTVPRDARRGAYLLTRTGEAAYRVEAEGTTPAAGLPGLVRIGQPFQAGGATLAIAPGMRAKQPERIRFVVREFRAAVDTLRAATTVYRPDPKAQVLGIRYHDSDRRLASDVPNVAAAKFIRYQALASKAESRSTVEFLRAQVGSYQDELHSAEDQLKSFREQNQVLSPKDEATEQVKRMAELQARRDELRAERQSLAQLLDRVAHAGPRGPGEQSPYRQLASYPVFFSNKAVQDMLQSLNELENQRSTLLVQRTAANPDVQRIDSRVQEIELGLYQTARDYLAALDSQLASADANMSQFGVQGAALPQREVGFARLSRQQTLLGDLYTLLQTRLKEAEIQEASDPANIRVLDSALVPERPISPRPLRNGVLGLLLGLAAGVAAAFGREALDTKVRTQDDARLATRGRPILGVIPRFQHAAAALPSNGNGRAARALPSGVGQLVARSSPNSPASEAYRALRTNIAFTGAGRAPQLLVVTSAMPGEGKSTTSGNLAVTLAQQGSRTLLVDADLRRGTLHHLLDTPQEPGLTHVLIGRATLDEAVRTLTSAGGTSIDFMPSGAFPPQPAELLSSDAFRKMLAELRERYDTVIFDAPPLNLVTDAVLLARVADGTVLVARTGVTDKRALQHASAQLFQVRAPVAGVVLNDVDVEGSGKHYGYGAYGSYGSYGSRVPADAYSGNGNGNGKGHD